Within the Bacillus mesophilus genome, the region AACTGAAGTAAATCAAAATGCAAATTACCACCCAAAGAGACATAATTGGCGAGTATGGTGGACTTTAACTAGACCGCATACACTTACAGCTGCGTTTGTACCTGTTTTTATAGGAACAGCATTAGCTTTGCCATACACATCTATTAACGTACCTATGTTTATTATGATGTTGCTTGCTTGCCTAATTATTCAGGCAGCTACAAATATGATAAATGAGTATTACGACTTTAAACGTGGTTTAGATCACGAAGGTTCAGTTGGAATTGGTGGTGCGATTGTCCGAGAAGGCGTTAAACCACAAACAGTCCTAAGGTTAGCCTTCATCCTATTTGGAGTTGCTGCCTTAATTGGAATTTATATCTGTATCCAAAGTAGCTGGTGGTTAGCTGTAATTGGAACGATATGCATGGCCGCAGGTTATTTCTACACAGGTGGTCCAGTGCCGATTGCATATACACCATTTGGGGAAGCTGTTGCTGGATTATTCATGGGTAATATCATCATTCTGTTATCTTATTTTGTCCAAGCTGGCACCATTACACTAGAGAGCGTATTAATATCAATGCCCATTTCCATCTTAGTTGGTGCTATACTCTTGGCGAATAACATTAGAGATTTAGATGGCGATCAAGAAAATGGACGCAGAACATTAGCGATTATTGTGGGTCGTAAAAATGCGATTAAAGTACTTGCAGGAATGTTTATTGTTTCCTATTTATGGGTGATTGTCCTGATTCTTTTAAATATTGCTTCTCCTTGGCTCTTGCTTGTATTATTAAGCATCCCTAAGCCAGTTCAAGCAACAAAAGGATTTATTGGGAAAACCATTCCTATTCAGATGATGCCTGCAATGAAAGCTACTGCTCAAACAAATACAATATTTGGATTATTAGTATCAATTGGATTAATACTAGCGTACATTTTGTAACAGTCTACTCATGTAGGCTGTTTTTTTATTACATCTATGTTTTCTTTAACATGGTGCATACTAATGTTGAAGTAGTTTCGACTTCTTCTGATTTCTAATTAAACACCCTAAACACTATGAGAAAAGGAGGGAAACTCATGATATCTGCTCTCCAAATTGATAAGTTTAAACAACATTTACTTTCAGATAAGCAGGCAATAGAGAATCGCTTTGAAAAAGTTGGTCATTACGACCTTGAACGCGGTGCGATTCATGAATCAATGGGGGAATTATCTAGCTATGATAACCACCCTGCTGATGATGCTACCGAACTATTTGAGCGTGAAAAGGATATTGCCTTAAACGAGCATACAGAGAAGGAATTAAAAGATATCACGCATGCACTACAAGCAATAGAAGAAGGATCTTATGGCGTTTGTAAGGAATGTGGTAAGGAAATACCCGTAGAGCGTTTAGAAGCATTACCAACAGCCCTCTATTGTAAAGAACATTCACCAGAGCAACTAGAATCTCATGAGCGTCCAGTCGAGGAAGATATTCTTATGCC harbors:
- a CDS encoding 1,4-dihydroxy-2-naphthoate polyprenyltransferase, whose protein sequence is MQTEVNQNANYHPKRHNWRVWWTLTRPHTLTAAFVPVFIGTALALPYTSINVPMFIMMLLACLIIQAATNMINEYYDFKRGLDHEGSVGIGGAIVREGVKPQTVLRLAFILFGVAALIGIYICIQSSWWLAVIGTICMAAGYFYTGGPVPIAYTPFGEAVAGLFMGNIIILLSYFVQAGTITLESVLISMPISILVGAILLANNIRDLDGDQENGRRTLAIIVGRKNAIKVLAGMFIVSYLWVIVLILLNIASPWLLLVLLSIPKPVQATKGFIGKTIPIQMMPAMKATAQTNTIFGLLVSIGLILAYIL
- a CDS encoding yteA family sporulation protein, with amino-acid sequence MISALQIDKFKQHLLSDKQAIENRFEKVGHYDLERGAIHESMGELSSYDNHPADDATELFEREKDIALNEHTEKELKDITHALQAIEEGSYGVCKECGKEIPVERLEALPTALYCKEHSPEQLESHERPVEEDILMPAFGRFEYDESEGTAFDAEDSWQEVARYGTSETPSDIDMEVEHYNDAYVESEDPVGYVEDYENFIGTDIEGKNITVYPNHQHKSYEDLLDEAGTMTIFGDLPAGEKEPYTEEGQDYYR